From Cuculus canorus isolate bCucCan1 chromosome 7, bCucCan1.pri, whole genome shotgun sequence, one genomic window encodes:
- the TMEM273 gene encoding transmembrane protein 273 isoform X1 produces the protein MTLLTSWISVLTAFLLLLYFWRAKVYASGNSEEELDFTYVILGVTLGAFLAIGFVALIICLIKKQMIDNVFEGEVIDFVMAAKFNNFNDDLILTALMVPHSGLQAFATRSNMGSSQNRDVNVPGKQSTDDQ, from the exons ATGACCTTACTGACAAGCTGGATATCAGTCCTAACggcatttctccttctcttat attTTTGGAGAGCAAAGGTCTACGCTTCTGGAAACTCGGAGGAGGAACTAG ATTTCACATATGTTATTCTAGGAGTTACTCTGGGAGCATTTCTAGCAATTGGTTTTGTAGCACTAATAATCTGCCTGATCAAAAAACAAATGATTGACAATGTCTTTGAAG GAGAAGTGATTGACTTTGTCATGGCAGCAAAATTTAACAACTTTAATGATGACCTTATACTGACTGCTTTGATGGTTCCTCATTCCGGTCTACAGGCGTTTGCTACAAG GTCAAACATGGGATCAAGCCAAAACAG agatgTCAATGTACCAGGAAAACAAAGTACAGATGATCAATAA
- the TMEM273 gene encoding transmembrane protein 273 isoform X3, which translates to MTLLTSWISVLTAFLLLLYFWRAKVYASGNSEEELDFTYVILGVTLGAFLAIGFVALIICLIKKQMIDNVFEESDGKMDRRSNMGSSQNRDVNVPGKQSTDDQ; encoded by the exons ATGACCTTACTGACAAGCTGGATATCAGTCCTAACggcatttctccttctcttat attTTTGGAGAGCAAAGGTCTACGCTTCTGGAAACTCGGAGGAGGAACTAG ATTTCACATATGTTATTCTAGGAGTTACTCTGGGAGCATTTCTAGCAATTGGTTTTGTAGCACTAATAATCTGCCTGATCAAAAAACAAATGATTGACAATGTCTTTGAAG AGTCAGATGGCAAAATGGATAGAAG GTCAAACATGGGATCAAGCCAAAACAG agatgTCAATGTACCAGGAAAACAAAGTACAGATGATCAATAA
- the TMEM273 gene encoding transmembrane protein 273 isoform X2, producing the protein MTLLTSWISVLTAFLLLLYFWRAKVYASGNSEEELDFTYVILGVTLGAFLAIGFVALIICLIKKQMIDNVFEGQTWDQAKTEMSMYQENKVQMINNTFAINSYLL; encoded by the exons ATGACCTTACTGACAAGCTGGATATCAGTCCTAACggcatttctccttctcttat attTTTGGAGAGCAAAGGTCTACGCTTCTGGAAACTCGGAGGAGGAACTAG ATTTCACATATGTTATTCTAGGAGTTACTCTGGGAGCATTTCTAGCAATTGGTTTTGTAGCACTAATAATCTGCCTGATCAAAAAACAAATGATTGACAATGTCTTTGAAG GTCAAACATGGGATCAAGCCAAAACAG agatgTCAATGTACCAGGAAAACAAAGTACAGATGATCAATAATACTTTTGCAATCAACAGTTACCTACTTTGA